One window of Streptomyces sp. NBC_00273 genomic DNA carries:
- a CDS encoding DEAD/DEAH box helicase has protein sequence MTTTASHHLSPAFPGRAPWGTANKLRAWQQGALDRYIQNQPRDFLAVATPGAGKTTFALTLASWLLHHHVVQQVTVVAPTEHLKKQWAEAAARIGIRLDPEYSAGPLSKDYHGVAVTYAGVGVRPMLHRNRCEQRKTLVILDEIHHAGDSKSWGEACLEAFDPATRRLALTGTPFRSDTNPIPFVTYEEGNDGIRRSSADYTYGYGNALGDGVVRPVIFLSYSGNMRWRTKAGDEIAARLGEPMTKDAISQAWRTALDPRGDWMPNVLRAADQRLTEVRKGIPDAGGLVIASDQDSARAYAKLLREITGSKATVVLSDDTGASKRIDEFSEDGSRWMVAVRMVSEGVDVPRLAVGVYATTISTPLFFAQAVGRFVRSRRRGETASVFLPTIPYLLGFANEMEVERDHVLDKPKKQGEEDPYAESEKEMDEANKQEDEDTGEDEQMSFEALESDAVFDRVLYDGAEFGMQAHPGSEEEQDYLGIPGLLEPDQVQMLLQKRQSRQIAHSRRKPDADADLLELPADRRPVVSHKELLELRKSLNTMVGAYVHQSGKPHGVIHTELRRVCGGPPSAEATAGQLRERIKKVQEWATRMR, from the coding sequence GTGACTACTACCGCCTCCCACCATCTCTCACCCGCCTTCCCCGGCCGTGCCCCTTGGGGTACCGCCAACAAGCTGCGCGCCTGGCAGCAGGGGGCGCTCGACCGCTACATCCAGAACCAGCCGCGGGACTTCCTCGCGGTCGCCACGCCCGGCGCCGGCAAGACCACCTTCGCGCTCACCCTCGCCTCCTGGCTGCTGCACCACCACGTCGTCCAGCAGGTGACCGTCGTCGCGCCGACCGAGCACCTGAAGAAGCAGTGGGCGGAGGCGGCGGCCCGGATAGGCATCCGGCTCGACCCCGAGTACTCCGCCGGACCGCTCAGCAAGGACTACCACGGCGTCGCCGTCACCTATGCCGGTGTCGGCGTACGGCCGATGCTGCACCGCAACCGCTGTGAGCAGCGCAAGACCCTCGTCATCCTCGACGAGATCCACCACGCCGGTGACTCGAAGTCCTGGGGCGAGGCCTGCCTGGAGGCCTTCGACCCGGCGACCCGGCGCCTGGCCCTGACCGGAACGCCCTTCCGGTCCGACACGAACCCGATCCCCTTCGTCACGTACGAGGAGGGGAACGACGGGATCCGACGGTCCTCCGCCGACTACACCTACGGCTACGGGAACGCGCTCGGCGACGGCGTCGTCCGGCCGGTCATCTTCCTCTCCTACAGCGGCAACATGCGCTGGCGGACCAAGGCCGGCGACGAGATCGCCGCCCGGCTCGGCGAGCCGATGACCAAGGACGCCATCTCCCAGGCCTGGCGCACGGCGCTGGACCCGCGCGGCGACTGGATGCCGAACGTGCTGCGCGCCGCCGACCAGCGGCTGACGGAGGTCAGGAAGGGCATCCCGGACGCCGGCGGCCTCGTCATCGCCTCCGACCAGGACTCGGCGCGCGCCTACGCCAAGCTGCTCCGCGAGATCACCGGCAGCAAGGCGACCGTGGTGCTCTCCGACGACACGGGCGCGTCGAAGCGGATCGACGAGTTCAGTGAGGACGGCAGCCGCTGGATGGTCGCGGTCCGGATGGTGTCCGAGGGCGTCGACGTACCGCGCCTCGCGGTGGGCGTCTACGCCACCACCATCTCGACGCCGCTGTTCTTCGCGCAGGCCGTCGGCCGGTTCGTGCGTTCGCGCAGGCGCGGCGAGACCGCGTCGGTGTTCCTGCCGACCATTCCCTACCTCCTCGGCTTCGCCAACGAGATGGAGGTCGAGCGCGACCACGTCCTCGACAAGCCGAAGAAGCAGGGCGAGGAGGATCCGTACGCCGAGTCCGAGAAGGAGATGGACGAGGCGAACAAGCAGGAGGACGAGGACACCGGCGAGGACGAGCAGATGTCCTTCGAGGCGCTGGAGTCCGACGCGGTCTTCGACCGGGTCCTCTACGACGGCGCCGAATTCGGCATGCAGGCGCACCCCGGCAGCGAGGAGGAGCAGGACTACCTCGGCATCCCCGGGCTGCTGGAGCCGGACCAGGTGCAGATGCTGTTGCAGAAGCGGCAGTCGCGGCAGATCGCGCACAGCCGCCGCAAGCCGGACGCGGACGCGGACCTGCTGGAGCTGCCGGCGGACCGGCGGCCCGTGGTCTCGCACAAGGAGCTGCTGGAGCTGCGCAAGTCGCTGAACACGATGGTGGGCGCCTACGTCCACCAGAGCGGGAAGCCGCACGGGGTGATCCACACGGAGCTGCGCCGGGTGTGCGGCGGTCCGCCGAGCGCCGAGGCGACCGCGGGGCAGCTGCGCGAGCGGATCAAGAAGGTGCAGGAGTGGGCCACCCGCATGCGGTGA
- a CDS encoding S16 family serine protease: protein MLSRLTRLPRPAALAVCAVPVLGLFAAAAFAPLPFVVAIPGLTADVLGSDQGKPVITVTGAPVRDTKGELRMTTIRATGPSSTMKLHELIGHWFKTDQAVMPREAVYSSGGSDEEIEKHNLEEMTKSQSAATDAALGFLHKDPKDVKVDLNLADVGGPSAGLLFSLGIVDKLDGDGSGGDLTGGRSIAGTGTITADGTVGAVGGVALKTQAARRDGASVFLVPKAECADALSELPEGLRLVPVTSLTDAVNSLRALNRGEPAPSC, encoded by the coding sequence GTGCTCTCACGCCTCACACGTCTGCCGCGTCCCGCCGCCCTGGCCGTCTGCGCCGTGCCCGTGCTCGGGCTGTTCGCCGCCGCGGCCTTCGCGCCGCTGCCCTTCGTGGTCGCCATTCCCGGGCTCACGGCCGACGTCCTCGGCTCCGACCAGGGCAAACCGGTCATCACCGTGACCGGCGCCCCGGTCCGGGACACCAAGGGCGAGCTGCGGATGACCACCATCCGGGCCACCGGTCCGTCCTCGACCATGAAGCTGCACGAGCTCATCGGCCACTGGTTCAAGACCGATCAGGCGGTCATGCCCCGGGAGGCCGTCTACTCCTCGGGCGGAAGCGACGAGGAGATCGAGAAGCACAACCTGGAGGAGATGACCAAGTCGCAGTCGGCCGCCACCGACGCGGCCCTCGGCTTCCTCCACAAGGACCCCAAGGACGTGAAGGTCGACCTCAACCTCGCCGACGTCGGCGGCCCGAGCGCCGGGCTCCTCTTCTCCCTCGGCATCGTCGACAAGCTCGACGGCGACGGCAGCGGAGGCGATCTCACCGGCGGTCGCAGCATCGCCGGTACGGGCACCATCACCGCCGACGGCACGGTCGGCGCGGTCGGCGGGGTGGCCCTGAAGACCCAGGCCGCGCGGCGCGACGGGGCGAGCGTGTTCCTCGTACCGAAGGCCGAGTGCGCGGACGCCCTGTCGGAACTCCCCGAGGGGCTGAGGTTGGTCCCCGTCACCTCGCTGACGGATGCGGTGAACTCTCTTCGCGCGCTGAACCGGGGAGAGCCGGCTCCGTCCTGCTGA
- the hppD gene encoding 4-hydroxyphenylpyruvate dioxygenase has translation MTESLANLETTPHTAREADPFPVKGMDAVVFAVGNAKQAAHYYSTAFGMKLVAYSGPETGSRETASYVLTNGSARFVLTSVIKATTDHGRFLAEHVTEHGDGVIDLAIEVPDVRAAYAYAVEQGARGLDEPYEVKDENGTVVLAAIATYGQTRHTLVERGDYTGPYLPGYVAVDPMVEPPAKRTFQAIDHCVGNVELGRMNEWVAFYNKVMGFTNMKEFVGDDIATEYSALMSKVVADGTKKVKFPINEPAIAKKKSQIDEYLEFYNGPGVQHIALASNDIVSTVRSMRAAGVQFLSVPDTYYDTLGEWVGDTRVPIDELRELKILADRDEDGYLLQIFTKPVQDRPTVFFEIIERHGSMGFGKGNFKALFEAIEREQDKRGNL, from the coding sequence ATGACTGAGTCCCTGGCGAACCTCGAAACCACCCCGCACACCGCGCGTGAGGCCGACCCCTTCCCCGTGAAGGGCATGGACGCGGTCGTCTTCGCCGTCGGCAACGCCAAGCAGGCCGCGCACTACTACTCGACCGCCTTCGGCATGAAGCTCGTGGCCTACTCCGGACCGGAGACCGGCTCGCGCGAGACGGCCAGCTACGTCCTGACCAACGGCTCCGCGCGCTTCGTGCTGACCTCGGTCATCAAGGCGACGACCGACCACGGCCGCTTCCTCGCCGAGCACGTCACCGAGCACGGCGACGGCGTGATCGACCTCGCCATCGAGGTCCCGGACGTCCGCGCGGCGTACGCCTACGCCGTCGAGCAGGGCGCCCGCGGGCTGGACGAGCCGTACGAGGTCAAGGACGAGAACGGCACGGTCGTGCTGGCCGCGATCGCGACCTACGGCCAGACCCGCCACACGCTGGTCGAGCGCGGCGACTACACCGGCCCGTACCTGCCGGGCTACGTGGCCGTCGACCCGATGGTCGAGCCCCCGGCCAAGCGCACCTTCCAGGCCATCGACCACTGCGTCGGCAACGTCGAGCTCGGCCGGATGAACGAGTGGGTCGCGTTCTACAACAAGGTCATGGGCTTCACGAACATGAAGGAGTTCGTGGGCGACGACATCGCGACCGAGTACTCGGCGCTGATGTCCAAGGTGGTCGCGGACGGCACCAAGAAGGTCAAGTTCCCGATCAACGAGCCGGCGATCGCGAAGAAGAAGTCGCAGATCGACGAGTACCTGGAGTTCTACAACGGCCCCGGTGTCCAGCACATCGCGCTGGCCTCGAACGACATCGTCTCCACGGTCCGCTCGATGCGCGCGGCGGGCGTCCAGTTCCTGTCCGTCCCGGACACGTACTACGACACCCTCGGCGAGTGGGTCGGCGACACCCGCGTGCCGATCGACGAGCTGCGCGAGCTGAAGATCCTGGCCGACCGCGACGAGGACGGCTACCTGCTGCAGATCTTCACCAAGCCGGTGCAGGACCGCCCGACCGTCTTCTTCGAGATCATCGAGCGGCACGGCTCGATGGGCTTCGGCAAGGGCAACTTCAAGGCCCTGTTCGAGGCGATCGAGCGCGAGCAGGACAAGCGCGGCAACCTCTAG
- a CDS encoding ArsR/SmtB family transcription factor, translating into MPEKPVEPVGPVEPNVRTLDARSLRGLAHPLRIRLLGALRHDGPATASQLADRLGESSGATSYHLRQLAAHGFVEDAPEHGKGRERWWRAVYDGTAFDETLTLDEDPAVRGAADLFLHEIATIHTQELSTWLGNAHDWPTEWRRGADMSDFTLHLTPAQSHELIHKMHDLINSYRDLPASEKTKAVRFHTHAFPRGTSD; encoded by the coding sequence ATGCCCGAGAAGCCGGTAGAACCCGTAGGCCCCGTAGAGCCCAACGTCCGCACGCTCGACGCCCGTTCACTGCGCGGCCTCGCCCACCCGCTGCGCATCCGCCTGCTGGGCGCGCTGCGCCACGACGGCCCCGCGACCGCCTCCCAACTGGCGGACCGGCTCGGGGAGTCGAGCGGCGCCACCAGCTACCACCTGCGCCAGCTCGCGGCCCACGGGTTCGTCGAGGACGCGCCCGAGCACGGCAAGGGCCGCGAACGCTGGTGGCGGGCCGTGTACGACGGCACGGCGTTCGACGAGACGCTGACGCTCGACGAGGACCCGGCCGTGCGCGGTGCGGCGGACCTCTTCCTGCACGAGATCGCGACGATCCACACGCAGGAGCTGAGCACCTGGCTCGGCAACGCCCACGACTGGCCCACGGAGTGGCGGCGCGGCGCGGACATGAGCGACTTCACCCTGCACCTGACCCCCGCGCAGAGCCACGAGCTGATCCACAAGATGCACGACCTGATCAACAGCTATCGCGACCTGCCGGCCTCCGAGAAGACGAAGGCGGTCCGCTTCCACACGCACGCCTTCCCGCGCGGGACGTCGGACTAG
- a CDS encoding MFS transporter yields MHALHPDEPTRAERRTDRRPLVGVLAANTISIAGSSLTLIGVPIFVLQTTDSAGRAGVVAFCATLPVIVAALVGGPVIDRIGRRRVSVASDLISGLSVGAIPLLHHTGVLEFWMLCALMAVGGLVHTPGLTARAVLLPNLAEHAGTTIARAAGLYDAVSRGARMIGAAVAGLLIAVCGAETVLLLDAATFGASALLVAVFLRGVPAAEPLRTTGKVSFTAYRAELAEGWAFMTRTRLLLGVTVMVMMTNGLDQGWSSVLLPVHGREDLGGPAAIGLMISLFGGSALLGALLYGMWGERFPRRAVFTAAFLLSGATRYVVAALTDTTLPLAVTMALAGLGAGMLNPILTTVMYEQVPEALRSRVSGVATAGCELTMPLGGLAAGLLVDGFGVTTALLLFGGTYLLTTLAPMVFPAWRGLDPAPAVSRTEPALPGSAREESSPHPSAR; encoded by the coding sequence GTGCACGCCTTACATCCCGACGAGCCGACCCGCGCGGAGCGCCGTACGGACCGGCGCCCCCTGGTCGGCGTACTGGCCGCCAACACCATTTCCATAGCCGGCAGTTCACTCACCCTCATCGGCGTCCCGATCTTCGTGCTCCAGACCACGGACAGCGCCGGCCGGGCCGGGGTCGTCGCCTTCTGCGCCACCCTGCCCGTCATCGTGGCCGCCCTCGTCGGCGGACCGGTCATCGACCGGATCGGCCGCCGCCGGGTCTCCGTCGCCTCCGACCTGATCAGCGGCCTGTCGGTCGGCGCGATCCCACTGCTGCACCACACGGGCGTGCTGGAGTTCTGGATGCTGTGCGCACTGATGGCCGTCGGCGGCCTGGTGCACACCCCGGGCCTGACCGCCCGCGCCGTCCTGCTGCCCAATCTCGCCGAGCACGCCGGCACCACCATCGCCCGGGCCGCCGGCCTCTACGACGCGGTCTCGCGCGGCGCCCGGATGATCGGGGCCGCGGTGGCCGGCCTGCTCATCGCGGTGTGCGGCGCCGAGACCGTCCTGCTGCTGGACGCGGCGACCTTCGGGGCGTCGGCGCTGCTGGTCGCCGTCTTCCTGCGCGGGGTGCCGGCCGCCGAACCGCTGCGCACGACCGGGAAGGTGTCCTTCACGGCCTACCGCGCCGAACTCGCCGAGGGCTGGGCCTTCATGACCCGTACCCGGCTGCTGCTGGGCGTCACGGTGATGGTCATGATGACCAACGGACTGGACCAGGGCTGGTCCTCGGTCCTGCTGCCGGTGCACGGCCGGGAGGACCTCGGCGGCCCGGCCGCGATCGGCTTGATGATCTCCCTCTTCGGAGGCTCCGCCCTGCTGGGCGCCCTGCTCTACGGGATGTGGGGCGAGCGCTTCCCGCGCCGCGCGGTGTTCACGGCGGCCTTCCTGCTCTCCGGGGCGACCCGGTACGTGGTGGCCGCCCTCACCGACACGACCCTGCCGCTCGCGGTGACGATGGCCCTGGCCGGCCTGGGCGCGGGCATGCTCAATCCGATCCTGACCACGGTGATGTACGAGCAGGTGCCGGAGGCGCTGCGCAGCCGCGTCTCGGGCGTGGCCACGGCGGGCTGCGAGTTGACCATGCCGCTGGGCGGACTCGCCGCCGGCCTGCTGGTCGACGGGTTCGGGGTCACCACCGCGCTGCTGCTGTTCGGCGGCACGTACCTGCTGACGACGCTCGCCCCGATGGTCTTCCCGGCCTGGCGCGGACTGGACCCGGCGCCGGCGGTCAGCAGGACGGAGCCGGCTCTCCCCGGTTCAGCGCGCGAAGAGAGTTCACCGCATCCGTCAGCGAGGTGA
- a CDS encoding IclR family transcriptional regulator — MTAETSQTLDRGLRVLKLLADTDHGLTVTELSNRLGVNRTVVYRLLATLEQHALVRRDLGGRARVGLGVLRLGRQVHPLVREAALPALRSLAEDIGATAHLTLVDGTEALAVAVVEPTWTDYHVAYRAGFRHPLDRGAAGRAILAARQGSLIEPGYTLTHGELEAGASGAAAPLVGITGLEGSVGVVMLADAVPERVGPRVVDAAREVADALR, encoded by the coding sequence GTGACCGCGGAAACCTCCCAGACTCTCGACAGAGGGCTCAGAGTCCTCAAACTGCTCGCCGACACCGACCACGGTCTGACCGTCACCGAGCTCTCCAACCGCCTCGGTGTGAACCGCACCGTGGTCTACCGGCTCCTCGCCACCCTCGAACAGCACGCCCTGGTCCGCCGCGACCTCGGCGGCCGGGCCCGGGTCGGCCTCGGAGTGCTGCGGCTGGGCCGACAGGTCCACCCGCTCGTACGCGAGGCGGCCCTGCCCGCGCTGCGGTCCCTCGCCGAGGACATAGGTGCCACCGCGCACCTGACCCTCGTCGACGGCACCGAGGCGCTCGCCGTCGCCGTCGTGGAGCCGACCTGGACGGACTACCACGTTGCCTACCGGGCCGGCTTCCGCCACCCGCTGGACCGCGGGGCAGCCGGGCGGGCCATCCTGGCCGCCCGTCAGGGCTCCCTGATCGAGCCGGGGTACACGCTGACCCACGGAGAGCTGGAAGCGGGCGCCAGTGGCGCCGCCGCGCCGCTCGTGGGCATCACCGGGCTGGAAGGCAGCGTCGGCGTCGTCATGCTGGCGGACGCGGTGCCGGAGCGGGTCGGGCCGCGGGTGGTCGACGCGGCGCGGGAAGTGGCCGACGCCCTTCGCTAG
- a CDS encoding tetratricopeptide repeat protein, which translates to MDRIDEESQTPAPPVTFTGRKTLVAAAVAVVLIAGALLIRPARTADDARPPEPSERAASAVGMGAPASAVDLTALVADREKWLAAHPDDDASWAVLGSAYLEQARRTADSGWFPKAEKALKRSLEGRPAEKGNFDAMTGMGALANARRDFGTARKWGELVRAQAPKRWTAYPVLVDAYTGLGDYKAAQKAMELLLDMRPGLAAYVRASQVYRDRGWREDAVVAMEHAAGAARTPAEKAYALLRLGELSWERGDPAEALRQYEGALRTDPAQAEALGGRARALAALGRGGEAVRDYRLALGRSAVPQLARELGELLDSLGRGPEARAQYGALTTMVARDSRNGVDDVVLLGLYEADHGDATAAVRRLSEEWSRHKSVQVADALGWALHQAGEDAAALEYAKKAMEPGLRSADFAFHRAMIERGLGDEEAARRHFQEAMRTNPHFSPLRAPVAKEALASIAQPPPGGPENVRPTAPWVEPELPKAEKPTPTPTPSPKPSPKPTGR; encoded by the coding sequence ATGGACCGTATCGACGAGGAATCGCAGACGCCGGCGCCGCCCGTGACCTTCACCGGCCGCAAGACGCTCGTGGCGGCCGCGGTCGCCGTGGTCCTGATCGCCGGGGCCCTGCTGATCCGGCCTGCCAGGACCGCTGACGACGCCCGTCCGCCGGAGCCGAGCGAGCGTGCCGCGTCGGCGGTGGGCATGGGCGCGCCCGCGTCGGCGGTGGACCTGACGGCGCTGGTGGCGGACCGGGAGAAGTGGCTCGCGGCGCATCCGGACGATGACGCCTCGTGGGCCGTGCTCGGCTCCGCGTACCTCGAACAGGCGCGGCGGACGGCCGATTCCGGCTGGTTCCCGAAGGCGGAGAAGGCCCTGAAGCGCTCGTTGGAGGGCCGTCCGGCCGAGAAGGGCAACTTCGACGCGATGACGGGCATGGGCGCGCTGGCCAATGCCCGGCGGGACTTCGGGACGGCCCGCAAGTGGGGTGAGCTCGTACGGGCGCAGGCGCCCAAGCGGTGGACGGCGTACCCGGTGCTGGTGGACGCGTACACCGGGCTCGGCGACTACAAGGCCGCGCAGAAGGCGATGGAGCTGCTGCTGGACATGCGGCCGGGCCTGGCCGCGTACGTCAGGGCCTCGCAGGTCTACCGGGACCGCGGCTGGCGCGAGGACGCGGTGGTGGCGATGGAGCACGCGGCGGGTGCGGCGAGGACCCCGGCGGAGAAGGCGTACGCGCTGCTGCGCCTCGGGGAGCTGTCGTGGGAGCGGGGCGACCCGGCCGAGGCGTTGCGGCAGTACGAGGGCGCGCTGCGGACGGATCCGGCGCAGGCGGAGGCCCTCGGTGGCCGGGCCCGTGCGCTGGCCGCCCTGGGGCGCGGTGGCGAGGCGGTACGGGACTACCGGCTGGCGCTGGGCCGGTCGGCGGTGCCGCAGCTGGCGCGGGAGCTCGGCGAGCTGCTGGACTCGCTGGGGCGGGGACCGGAGGCGCGCGCCCAGTACGGGGCGCTGACCACGATGGTGGCCCGGGACAGCAGGAACGGGGTCGACGACGTCGTGCTCCTCGGGCTGTACGAGGCGGACCACGGGGATGCGACGGCGGCGGTGCGGCGCCTGTCGGAGGAGTGGTCGCGGCACAAGAGCGTGCAGGTCGCGGACGCGCTGGGGTGGGCGCTGCACCAGGCCGGCGAGGACGCGGCGGCGCTCGAGTACGCGAAGAAGGCCATGGAGCCGGGGCTGCGCAGCGCCGACTTCGCCTTCCACCGGGCGATGATCGAACGCGGCCTCGGTGACGAGGAGGCGGCCCGCCGCCACTTCCAGGAGGCGATGCGGACGAACCCGCACTTCTCGCCGCTGCGCGCGCCGGTGGCGAAAGAGGCCCTGGCGTCGATCGCGCAGCCGCCGCCGGGGGGTCCGGAGAACGTCCGGCCGACCGCTCCGTGGGTGGAGCCGGAGCTCCCGAAGGCGGAGAAGCCGACGCCGACGCCGACGCCGTCCCCGAAGCCGTCCCCCAAGCCGACGGGGCGCTGA
- a CDS encoding MFS transporter → MSALEPRVPQRTAPIPPPPRGGILGPAYRALSIGIISVVFLIAFEATAVGTAMPVAARELEGIGLYAFAFSAYFTTSLFGMVLAGQWADRQGPLRPLTVGIAAFASGLVISGTAGVMWVFVLGRAVQGFGGGLVIVALYVVVSRAYEERLRPAIMAAFAASWVVPSIVGPLASGTVTEHLGWRWVFLGIPALVVVPLVVALPAIRRTASGPVDPDAPPVAFDRRRIRLALAISVGAGLLQYAAQDLRWLSLAPGIAGAALLVPAVLGLLPRGTYRARRGLPSVVLLRGVAAGSFIAAETFVPLMLVTQRGLSPTMAGFSLALGGVTWAGGSWVQSQGRTAPYRQPLMVTGMVLVALAIAAAPAVLIESVPVWTLALAWAVGCLGMGLVIGSTSVLLLQLSAPEEAGSNSASLQISDALANVVLLAGGGAAFAALGGGAVGASHALTEGASTSHPAAFAAVFLPMACVALVGAWVATRLDPAKVPAKVPVEVPVGE, encoded by the coding sequence ATGAGCGCCCTTGAACCCCGTGTGCCGCAGAGAACCGCACCGATCCCGCCCCCACCTCGGGGCGGGATCCTCGGGCCCGCGTACCGGGCGCTCAGCATCGGGATCATCTCCGTCGTCTTCCTCATCGCCTTCGAGGCCACCGCCGTCGGCACGGCCATGCCCGTCGCCGCCCGCGAGCTGGAAGGGATCGGGCTCTACGCCTTCGCCTTCTCCGCCTACTTCACCACCAGCCTCTTCGGCATGGTCCTGGCCGGCCAGTGGGCCGACCGGCAGGGGCCGCTGCGGCCGCTGACCGTCGGGATCGCCGCCTTCGCCTCCGGGCTCGTGATCTCCGGGACCGCCGGGGTCATGTGGGTGTTCGTGCTCGGCCGGGCCGTGCAGGGCTTCGGGGGCGGGCTGGTCATCGTCGCCCTGTACGTCGTCGTCAGCCGGGCCTACGAAGAGCGGCTGCGGCCCGCGATCATGGCCGCCTTCGCCGCGAGCTGGGTGGTCCCCTCGATCGTCGGGCCGCTGGCCTCCGGGACGGTCACCGAGCACCTCGGGTGGCGGTGGGTCTTCCTCGGGATACCGGCGCTGGTCGTGGTCCCCCTGGTGGTGGCGCTGCCCGCGATACGGCGGACCGCGTCCGGGCCCGTGGACCCCGACGCCCCGCCCGTGGCCTTCGACCGGCGGCGGATCCGGTTGGCCCTCGCCATCTCGGTGGGGGCGGGGCTGCTCCAGTACGCCGCCCAGGACCTGCGGTGGCTGTCGCTGGCGCCGGGCATCGCCGGCGCGGCCCTGCTCGTGCCCGCCGTACTGGGGCTGCTGCCGCGCGGGACCTACCGGGCGCGGCGCGGGCTGCCGTCCGTGGTGCTGCTGCGCGGGGTCGCCGCCGGGTCGTTCATCGCCGCCGAAACCTTCGTACCGCTGATGCTGGTCACCCAGCGGGGGCTGAGCCCGACGATGGCCGGGTTCTCGCTCGCGCTGGGCGGGGTGACCTGGGCGGGCGGCTCGTGGGTGCAGTCACAGGGGCGGACGGCTCCCTACCGGCAGCCGCTGATGGTGACCGGGATGGTGCTGGTGGCGCTGGCCATCGCCGCGGCGCCCGCCGTGCTGATCGAGTCCGTGCCGGTGTGGACGCTGGCGCTGGCCTGGGCGGTCGGCTGCCTCGGCATGGGCCTGGTGATCGGCTCCACGAGCGTGCTGCTGCTCCAGCTGTCGGCGCCGGAGGAAGCGGGCTCCAACTCCGCCTCGCTGCAGATTTCGGACGCGCTGGCGAACGTCGTGCTGCTGGCCGGCGGGGGCGCCGCGTTCGCCGCGCTGGGCGGTGGGGCCGTCGGTGCCTCGCACGCCCTGACGGAGGGCGCCTCGACCTCGCACCCGGCCGCGTTCGCCGCGGTGTTCCTGCCGATGGCCTGCGTGGCGCTGGTGGGGGCTTGGGTGGCGACCCGACTGGATCCCGCCAAGGTTCCCGCCAAAGTTCCCGTCGAGGTTCCCGTCGGGGAGTGA
- a CDS encoding type II toxin-antitoxin system death-on-curing family toxin: MSAPTAPVRHLTLAEVLDLARHACLAQDQPVELRAPGLLQSAVHRPRARMFGTPAYEDPYEQAAALLHGIATNHPLVDGNKRTAWLAAATFLAVNGADPGDVDQEAAYALVIDVAAGHESDVARIAARLRALLAPPM, from the coding sequence ATGAGCGCGCCCACGGCCCCGGTGCGCCACCTCACGCTCGCCGAGGTCCTCGACCTGGCACGGCACGCCTGCCTGGCCCAGGACCAGCCCGTCGAACTGCGCGCCCCCGGGCTCCTGCAGTCGGCGGTGCACCGGCCACGCGCCCGCATGTTCGGGACCCCCGCCTACGAGGACCCGTACGAGCAGGCCGCCGCGCTGCTCCACGGCATCGCGACCAACCACCCCCTGGTCGACGGGAACAAGCGCACCGCCTGGCTCGCCGCGGCGACCTTCCTCGCCGTGAACGGCGCCGATCCGGGCGACGTGGACCAGGAGGCCGCTTACGCGCTGGTCATCGACGTGGCCGCCGGGCACGAGAGCGACGTCGCGCGGATCGCGGCCCGGCTGCGGGCACTGCTCGCCCCGCCGATGTGA
- a CDS encoding Lrp/AsnC family transcriptional regulator: protein MGIDELDGRLIVLLAREPRIGVLEASRRLKVARGTVQARLDRLQSNGVIRGFGPQVDPTALGYPVTAFATLEIKQGQGADVRAHLNGVPEVLELHTTTGHGDMLCRLVARSNADLQRVIDRVVGFEGIVRASTAIVMENPVPLRIIPLVEQAAEDDTRD, encoded by the coding sequence ATGGGCATCGACGAACTCGACGGCCGGCTCATCGTCCTGCTCGCCCGCGAGCCGCGGATCGGGGTCCTGGAGGCCTCGCGGCGGCTCAAAGTGGCCCGCGGGACCGTGCAGGCGCGGCTGGACCGGCTCCAGTCGAACGGGGTCATCCGCGGGTTCGGCCCGCAGGTCGACCCGACGGCCCTCGGGTATCCGGTGACCGCGTTCGCGACGCTGGAGATCAAGCAGGGGCAGGGGGCCGACGTACGGGCGCACCTGAACGGGGTGCCGGAGGTGTTGGAGCTGCACACCACCACCGGGCACGGGGACATGCTGTGCCGGCTGGTGGCCCGGTCCAATGCCGACCTCCAGCGGGTGATCGACCGCGTCGTCGGCTTCGAGGGGATCGTGCGGGCCTCGACGGCGATCGTGATGGAGAACCCCGTACCGCTGCGGATCATCCCGCTGGTGGAGCAGGCCGCGGAGGACGACACCCGGGACTGA